A stretch of DNA from Anthonomus grandis grandis chromosome 22, icAntGran1.3, whole genome shotgun sequence:
aaaaatgattatgtTGCTTTGTATGACATGCATAATGTTAAAAAaggtgaatttttaaatttgctatataaaaaaaaccattttccaaattttggtTAAAACAAAGATTTATTTTGAAGCGTTAAATTATCGCTAAATTTATcgccaaaatttaaaaaaaacattaattttagcaccctgtatcttggttgtctTTGACTTTCGGACTAAGAAAATTctcattcttttttaaaaaggaatatgctgttaaattatttaccattatttatggaTCACTTTGTGTATATCtctaacaattaaaaatttaagttttatgaaaaaaagtgatATTTACCATAGTTGGTTTGGGTGATTTCAAAACTCACACAAAAACTGCACACATTCATAAATATTTCCTCGCTTTTATTGGTTTTACACACAATTGTTCATTTTCTGTTTGCCGATTAAATGGCCAAATAATCAACCCATTATAGGAAGTTTTGACTAGGAATGCCCCTTAtcgccaaaaaaaattatttcatatcgGATTTCGATTTAACAGCAGTTTAACGCATAATGGACCATAAAGATTACTTGTGCTAAAATAATGAGGCTATGAActgcaccaaaaaaaaaacaagaaattattaattgtaaTAAGAACTTAACATCTCTTTGTCGTTTAGGAGTGCTTGGTGGTGTTTCCCCTTCGAAGCCCTAGAAGCCCTTTCAGTCCACCTCATGTGGGTAGCTGCTGCAACTTACTGTGCTATTCTAGCACCCTCTAATCTGCTGGCCACCCTTATAGGGGTAGTTGGAATGGCTCACTATAGTATAGGAAGAGGCTCTGGATCATTCATCGGTGGTCACATAATCAGCAAGTTTGGCATTAGGGAAGCTTTCCAGATTATGGGCTCCGTAGCGGCGTTTTCAGGACTagcttatattttaatttatagatgTTGTTTAAAGAGCGATGAGGAAAAGTTAGAAGATATTGGTACATATGACGgctattattaacaaaaaggCAGTCATTTTATGGGTTTACTTTTTAGTTGAAGAGCCTGAAACCAAGCCATTAGGCGACAAGGAGCCAAAATATAAAGATGCAGAAACTATGGTTAGCTTTGAAAGGCTTAGTTTGATGGTGGAGTACAATCAAATTGGGTCGCTTACTTCTTTGGGTAGGAACCATCTTGTCAGAGCAAGGAGTAATAGCATACGTAGGGGCAGCTATTCTGGGGCAACAAAGAACCCTAGTAAAACTTCGAAGAATGATTTGCTTAACTCGAATATCGAAGTAAGCAGCAAAAGCAATGCTAAGCTGAACAAGAGGACTGACAGCATTGGAAAGGTTTAatgttaaataacttttttgctaataaataatcattttttttaggtttattccGAATTTAATTCAAGCACAAATAAAATGCCTATAAGAAGTCAGAGTATGGCGTTCCAGGAGAGGGAGCAGCTCATTCCAAATGAAAAGGATGAAATAGTTTatgatgaaattaaaaagaagtcACCGATCAATGGTGTTAATAGCAATGGCACTGATTTGGATGAAAAggaaaaccagaaaaaagatCAGCATTAAGAGATAAGGCACAAAGAAGTTAGTGTcaaatgtaaattattgtaaaatgacAATAAAGATATGTTTTTATAACAATATGAACATGTATTTATTTCTATGAAACCCCTtttaaggtaaatatttttaataacgtAATGAAATACAACATAACTTtctacatatttattattagcaaaataagaaaattaaacttaacGACATATTTACTTATCTACCCTGGAAAACTGTATACTGACACAgccatataaataaaaacatataaaaattatacatattgacataatatattttctacttATTCTAAAAGGCGAAATATCGTCAATATTCGTTTTTACGTTACAATAAGggtagcaaaaattatttttgatgttgtttaatttttaatttgccactctatataaagtgattttattGTAATAACTCTACTTTACGTATGTATACCTacataatctaaaaatgtgCTTTGTTGGTCCAAGTTTAAAAATGGAATGCGTGCTTTATAACGAACAATCTAAAAATAACACTGCACAATCCCAGCAACAAGtagatttttaagattatataatatttcaatatatttcaCGTAAAATGCATTTTGATATATCAAAGAGACCAAGAAACTTATATTGAAGGTCATTTTAAAACGTGTTAAGTTCTTTAAtagtgaatattaaaaattatgtcaataCCTAAAAAActgacaataatttttaaaaaatgtttttgtgtaaactttattaataattaaccgTCACTTGACTAGAAATACGttatatttacaaaacaaaCCGTATACTACAAACAAAACCAGTGTAACTGGCAATAGCAGCCTATCTACGCAAGCCTATTAAAAATCGGCCTAACACTTTAGTTAAGAAGTAAAAATAACCTGCTATCAAGCAaagattaagcttttttaacgttttgattttttgaattcGGCTTTAAACTCGGTCATTGCCGTGTGAATCCTAAAATGCAATCTGGACTCGCAAGAGTAGCTCGTGtagttttttctgaaaattagaaataaaagaaaaaaattagaaatagcTAAAGAACTTGTTGAATTAGGGGAAGGCGAGTAAGATGATGCGGAGGTAACGATGTTGCATGCCGTTTTTTCAGATTCTAACATTTtaaatgtcttaatttaaatttccttcaataaaaaaatgttgcccCATATCCCAGATTATGCAGCAAAGTGCCAGTtagttatttaacaaaattccGACCTAGCTAGACGTTCTGTTCATATAAATCATAagtatacattatttaaaaacaaataagtaatttGGATCTGTTTTTATCATTATGGTGTTAGCTTTTTATTAGTTTCTGCGAAAAATTCAGATGTGTTCCAAAAATTACGTACTTAAGGACTCTTTTGTAAATCTAACAAGAACAAGGACAAAATGTCAACTTTTTTTTCAGACACTTGaattatttatcaattaattcgtccaggcaattgaagtaaagtatttttgtttcttcttatattttttttctgattttcttatttttccttACTATTtaatctggaaaaaataaaactcttttctaggcagttcaactaatttcttatttcattgaaagaaaaaaaaagtttatgaagAAACACGCAAAAGGCAAAGGAACGTAAAAAGatactaaataatataaaatactgTTTTCGTCAGATTTAAGCACTGGCGAGGAAAGTTTAGATAAAGGTAAAATTTGTGCTAATAATGATATAGACGATGATTTATAGTTTCGACTCATGGGCTCACCAGAAATGCTCTGCGACATAGAAAGCAAAGTAATGTTTTTACGGCTTTTGCACTTTCTAAGTTTGTGCTTGCACATCACtcatttttgttcttttattataattttggtttataggaaataccttgaaaaaaaaacacaatttcaatGGTCCACCACGTATGCCTTCTTTATGCGTCATTTTACCTGTCTCTAGCGGCAAAAATGCGCGTCGCTGCTGCTCTATATTAGAAATGCATATTATAACGCTCGCAATGCATGCGTAAtacgatttatttttaaccataCATTTATTGCCATCTATCCTtcagttatatatatattttttaaacataaactaTTCTTCTTAAAAAACCGCGCCTTCTTACCCAGATTTCCCCTATACTTTttcaatacaaaattaaatatacttacTTGGCATCTTCCAAGGCTAACacagctttttctttattcCCCAGCGACCATTCAACTAAGGCTAATTCAACAATAGAATAAGGAACTAAATAGTTATCTTCGACAATGTTCTTTTGCATACTAATAACCTTTTCAAAATAATCAATAGCCTGATTTGGGGCTCCCATATGCCTTAGACAAGCCCCTTTCAGCAAATAAACCAGAGCTTTATTGTCATAATCATATTTTGTAGGTTTCATGTTTGATTCAACGTCCGCCTCTGCTTCGTCGATTAGCTTCATAATTTCAGAAGCAACTGAGTAATTCTTCATTATCTTAAGAAGGTTCCACATGAACATCAGTTCTAGAACCGGCAGGATTAGCTTCTTCTTTTGGCTGAAGTAGCgttcagatttttttatggcAAACTTTTCCATTGGAAGAGATTTGCCTGCTATTCTTTGTTTGTACTTTGGAACGTCTCTCATTAGATTTTCCAACTCCATCTTTTCCTCAAAGGTTAACTCATTTATCAGCATAATCATTATAACTGCTTTCTGGTAAGTATAAAGACACTTGGACCACCTGCTTTCTTCGTTTAAGATGCTGCTAAACTTCAAGGCTTCCCTCCATTCACATTTAAGGctacaaaatgatattttagttaaaattatttcaaattgtaCTTGATATAACTTACCAGTGCACCCACAAAAGCTCCCAAAAGCAAACGTGGTGAAACTGTGGCCATAGATCTTGAGATTTCCATGATCTCGTGTAAAATTTAATGCTTTCATCCAGGTTTCCCTTCATAAACTCCAGCCTGCCTTGGAAAAATAGAAACCAAACACCATCAGGGTGCTTCTTTAACTGCCTGTCTAAGATATCTTCGCAAATCAGGATGTCTCCTTCCTTGTGACTTAAAACATGCATTACTATCAAATTATATCCTAGAAGTGTCATAGTGCAGAGGATCTGTCTTATACCATTTAACTGGTAGCCTTCAGTCAAATCTGTTAAGCCTTGctcctattaaaaatattttttaagtttatgagAAAATTTCAATGAGGGAATATTTACCTTATTTCCTTGGAAAccaataaattctaataatttaattatcttgGAAGGAAGCATTGATATCATAAGGTTAAAGGTGCCAATGCCCATCTTGACTCCACTTTCAAAATGCAGTTTTGTTTGTTCGTTTTCCCAAATTCTCTTGCTAAGGATTTGTTGACattctctaaaaaaattatataattttacaaagttCATGGGTATGTACTGGTGGCACATACTTGTAAGAATTAAAACAGGACCTAATCTTGATCCCAGCCTTAATAAAACTACTTAAAGTCTCATCCTCCATAAAAGTAAGCATCGACTTCAGAAGCAAGCATTCAGCATAGCAGAGTTCAGCATGAGCCTCCATTTCATTAAACTGATCATAGTGACTTTTCTTTACCATTTTTCCTAAGGATTCACCAATGGTGTTCTTTTTTCTGAACCGGTTACATACCACTAAAGCATGCTTTAATGCTTTCGATGCTTGTCTTATAGCTGCTGGTTCTATTGTTAATATTGCTTCGAGAAAAAGAAATATGGCGTGGCCTAATGAATGATACATTGATACATTTGcactaaaaacaaataaaaaatcgatCATAGACCTTATTTAAATCTCCATGATTGAAACTACTTattaataaaagcaatttttttttaaaaaagggagaCTATTAATACCATATCTAGTAAGAACGTAATGTATGTAGCAATATAAATTTTGTAGGAATTTGCTGATTTATGATGCAATTTATGCTTATTAAGTGTCTAAACTGCACTGATGGacattaaacaataattacGGGTGAGAACATGTATAATTGAAATAGTCGATTTCTAGTTGAATTTACGCAATAGAGGTATAATCTGGGTTTATACAGTGTTATCCAAATTAAGTGTCCACCATTGGTAACTTtgttattagtaaaaatacaaAGTTGTTTGAATTACCAAACTAGTAGCATTTTTAACGCTGGTAAAaatgagaagaaaaaaaaacaactgagAGTCGTATTTTTGAGCTCttcagtaaaattaattttttttttaatggaaacctctgtatattaaattttttctgtaaaaacatcaaattttaaacaaaaaagtttataatgacTTTTTCGCTAGAGTCAaaattaaagtcaaaataacgataaatatttttaattattgctagTACTAAAATATTAAGACTGTCAGGAAAACAACATGAGCTTCGCTATTTGATATCAGATAAGCGACACAAATTGCTAAACTGGACATCCCCGCAACTAGAAGGCTTTTTAAAACAAcgataaaatcaaataatatcaaACATTAGTGTGATTGTCAAATACTCGTTTATAACCTTTATTGTGtcagttattaattttaagaaaaattattttctctcaTGAAAAAAAGTGTGATCAGTTAGAATGTTATTAAGTGTGCGGAAAATCCTCTTTGAGAGTAAGAGAATACTACACTGAATTATATCCCGCTCGCATTCAATTGTATGAACGACATTTTCTAAGACTTTATCGAAAATTTAGGGGCAACGAAAAtgtttttggcaaaaaagtGTTCATAATAAGCGAGGCTACGGAAATTGCAGTTATTGGATATTTCAAAGCTTATCGTGAGAATTCAATACCAGATATTCTCAAGGATTCTAATTTCAGTTATGGTACTGttcaaaggattttaaaaaagtacaaatttatTTCGTATAAGTAGCCACTAATTCAAACTCTCTGGCTTGACTTGTTTTTTCCATTGCTATCTTAACTTCTGTCGccaaaatgtaaataactttcCATACATTTTATGGACAGATGACTCAAATTTCCCACATTCTGTAatgtttaatagaaaaaaacagCATTATTGGTCAAGAGAAAATCATTTATTAGTACAAGTCCGTTTCAGTTTCAACGTTTGGTTCAAAAATTGTTGGCTCGCTTTTATATGAGGGCACTCTACCTGGTGAAAGGTATGTGGAATTTATGAGAGaaattttgactaatttttTAGACGAATTGGATCTTATAAGTAGACATAATCTgcattttcagcaagatggtgcaCC
This window harbors:
- the LOC126748818 gene encoding tetratricopeptide repeat protein 39B-like isoform X1, whose product is MTSTLTLPVTVTKIMEHPVEDKYDCENDIDEENEDDSEEFEDACDFTEPVDLEDMTLDRALEESKKAIFYFFNNQFMEAKQLMTPYANVSMYHSLGHAIFLFLEAILTIEPAAIRQASKALKHALVVCNRFRKKNTIGESLGKMVKKSHYDQFNEMEAHAELCYAECLLLKSMLTFMEDETLSSFIKAGIKIRSCFNSYKECQQILSKRIWENEQTKLHFESGVKMGIGTFNLMISMLPSKIIKLLEFIGFQGNKEQGLTDLTEGYQLNGIRQILCTMTLLGYNLIVMHVLSHKEGDILICEDILDRQLKKHPDGVWFLFFQGRLEFMKGNLDESIKFYTRSWKSQDLWPQFHHVCFWELLWVHCLKCEWREALKFSSILNEESRWSKCLYTYQKAVIMIMLINELTFEEKMELENLMRDVPKYKQRIAGKSLPMEKFAIKKSERYFSQKKKLILPVLELMFMWNLLKIMKNYSVASEIMKLIDEAEADVESNMKPTKYDYDNKALVYLLKGACLRHMGAPNQAIDYFEKVISMQKNIVEDNYLVPYSIVELALVEWSLGNKEKAVLALEDAKKNYTSYSCESRLHFRIHTAMTEFKAEFKKSKR
- the LOC126748818 gene encoding tetratricopeptide repeat protein 39B-like isoform X2, whose amino-acid sequence is MEHPVEDKYDCENDIDEENEDDSEEFEDACDFTEPVDLEDMTLDRALEESKKAIFYFFNNQFMEAKQLMTPYANVSMYHSLGHAIFLFLEAILTIEPAAIRQASKALKHALVVCNRFRKKNTIGESLGKMVKKSHYDQFNEMEAHAELCYAECLLLKSMLTFMEDETLSSFIKAGIKIRSCFNSYKECQQILSKRIWENEQTKLHFESGVKMGIGTFNLMISMLPSKIIKLLEFIGFQGNKEQGLTDLTEGYQLNGIRQILCTMTLLGYNLIVMHVLSHKEGDILICEDILDRQLKKHPDGVWFLFFQGRLEFMKGNLDESIKFYTRSWKSQDLWPQFHHVCFWELLWVHCLKCEWREALKFSSILNEESRWSKCLYTYQKAVIMIMLINELTFEEKMELENLMRDVPKYKQRIAGKSLPMEKFAIKKSERYFSQKKKLILPVLELMFMWNLLKIMKNYSVASEIMKLIDEAEADVESNMKPTKYDYDNKALVYLLKGACLRHMGAPNQAIDYFEKVISMQKNIVEDNYLVPYSIVELALVEWSLGNKEKAVLALEDAKKNYTSYSCESRLHFRIHTAMTEFKAEFKKSKR